Part of the Lycium ferocissimum isolate CSIRO_LF1 chromosome 6, AGI_CSIRO_Lferr_CH_V1, whole genome shotgun sequence genome, TGACTTTTCCGATAAGGCACAAAGCACCCCTTCGCACTACCCTTTGTTGTTTATAAATTCAGAGGACTAGCCTTACCTTTCAGGATAAAAAAATTCAGCACTTCTTCTAcatattttctttcaaataaaATAGTCTTTGTGTGATTCATTATTGTTCGTTGAGTTCATCGAAGTCGTAGGCGTTTGAGGTACCGCTACTCCTGCGACAGATATATCCATTCTACCCTGGGAGGAAGTAATCTAAAACCTCGGGTAAAATGAgagaattaaattttttaaggaCACACAGTAAATTCTGTGAGCTCGAATCTTTTAATTAAAGTTTCTGCTTTTCTATTTCCCAATTTTATCGATTTTTTGGTTTACTGGTTTGAACACGGAATACTAACAGCTTTAGACGTACGCCTTGAATAACCGAAGAGCCAACCTCAGGATAGTTACAACTTCCATGATAAAGATGCTAACTGATCCTTTAATAGAAAAGATTAGAAGTTACATATGATTGAGCTTTAATTAGAAATTATTGTGGATGTGGAAAGATGCTGTGTTATAAACAGATACATTCTTAGCAGTAATTTAGGCTTGAGAATTACAAATAAGAAGCACAACTAGAAAAATTATGGTCTAAAAGTACAAACAGATCGACAAGTCCAAGACAAAGATATTCCTTATTGATTATTATCATACAAGAGTTAGAGGCAAAGATCTAACATTTCACATCTTTTAGTCAATTCATGTTACTATATGTAATGGTTTTCACAAGACACATGCTTTAATCTGATGGAAAATCATCCAAATTTGATTCAAGCTAGCTACGGTTAAGCTTAAAAGTTTGAACAAAAAGATCTCAGGTTATTGAAACGCAAGGGTGGCTCAATAAAATTGAACacctaaaatcaaattttaattaaaaattaaacgtttttatgaatatatacacactcAATAGTATAGTATTTTTACAGTATAGCATTTTGACAAGATAAAAAAACCTTTACGTTCACAACAACATCTGATAGTATTATTAAAGGTTAATTCACGTTAATAAGATGTTATCCATATGTTAGTAATACATTACCTTGAATCGTGTTCAAAAAAGCTACTAGCTGCAATCTTCAAGCAAAATTTGAGTTACTAGTGTAAAATGTTCGCATAAAGTGTAGtatatttggagaaaaaaaaatcctacaGTAAAAGGATGAGTATATATTATCGACGTTAAGATAACACATTGTGTACCAGAGATTTCAACATCAAAATTGAATTTACATTTTTGGCATTATGACAttgatttgttgttgtttagATACTGAAAATTGCAATATTTAGTACGTCAGAGGAATTTTGTTTTGTTGCATGTAATTTTCTTATGTGTGAGATGGATTGGAAGTAACTGGTAGTGTAGCCTGCCCATTCTTTCTGTTGTTGGAGAATTCTTCAAATTCTCTGCTTCTTTGCTTTTACCCCATAGAAGAATATACAAGCcaataataaccaaaatggacCCCAAAATGCTgttaaagagaagaaaaaaaaaaagatgttttAGTAAATAGTAATCTCCAATTGTAATTTGCAAGTTGGTAAACTCATGCAAgttgatttctttttctttgaatatTTGGGCCATCATTTGATAGACAGGAGAAATCTTTTGTTTGTCTAGAAGATAAAAACTTTTAAAGTAGGGTTTAGCATCTATTTCCTCCGTTTCAATCTATATGACATAGTTTGATTCGCTATAGACTTTATAAAGAAAGGTTtgcttttaaaacttgtggtttTAAATGTCATAATAGTTATGTGgttaaaatacttttaaaacttgtagtCCTAACCTTCAATATCATTTGTGGGGCTACAAATGCTTCTCATCAAAAGAGTTCTCTGGTTCTTACAGAAGCTCTTACTACCAGTTAATCAAGTTGTACAAGAATCGTATCTTATGTTATAGCCCGGCGCGTCGGGTTGagagtaaaatgagaagttaaaGTTAAGATTATActcaaatatagaaatgtgtcttACTTTTCAGAATGGACTAATAAAAAATAGTGTCACTTAAACTAAAACGGAGGGACTATCTGCATTTGGTGACCACTGACCCTgctgtttcattttattttatttttccttttttttgattctttattacattttctggtaaaaaaaaatgttaaagaaaagaagttcAAACCTCCCAAGGTGAATTTGTTCATGAAGTATGGAGATGTCAATCACAGCAGCAAAAATTTGAATGAAGGGACTAAATGCAGAGGTGAAGACTGCACCCTTTTGCTTCACACACCATGACATGACCACATAGCATAAACCTGATCCCACCACTCCCTGTACATACACAAACTACTTTAttcaacttttcacattcttgaaTGAAACTATGGTTATAATCAACTACAGTCAGACCTTTCTATAACTGTCAttctttataacaacatttcactataacaaccaTGTTTTCTGTGAAACAATAAACATGGCAAAAAGGAGATTACTCACAGCGTAAATGACAGTTGAGATCTCTAAAGTTCCTTTCATAAACCATGTGGATGTGTTTCTGTCAATAACCGAGCTCAATATTGCAGATTGAATGGCTCCAAGGAATGACATTATTGCTGTCCTGGAATACTGATAAGGATAGTCCTTCCCAATCCTAGCTTGTATGAGGAACCACGAAGCCCAGAGGCTCCCCGCGAATAGAAACAATGAACCAACAATCCAACTCTTTGTGTTGTGGTTCACTTCAACTTCTGGTGCTGATTGGTTTATCGATGGCATTCCTTTGTATAGAGTAAGTATTAAGGCTCCACCAAGACAACATAAGGTTCCTAATGCGTTAGCTCTCCCACTTTTGCATTTCATGTTTATGTTCTCTTGCCTGCAAAAAATTTGTGCTAAAAAGCTTAACACCTCTTTCTTCTTACTTTTTCAttatgaaaacaaaaaatacaCCTTGGTTGACACGAGTATATAAGTCATGTTATACTGTTGAATAACATGACTCGAAGAAGTAGTTGAGCCTGCTTACCCAAGTAGCAATGCCATAATGAATGTGTTAATGGGCACCATGTTGATGAACGCGCATACCATAATGTTGAGTGAGCGTACCCCTGAAAAGAGCGATGTTTCTCGGAGTTTTTCGTCATTGGCTAAAGCATACCATAATCTTTTACTGAAACACATGTGATGAAGATACTTCAGCAATAGAATGACGAGAAAACTCACCCCAAAGGAGCACTGAAAAATAGAGAACAGACAACGCGATCTGACAAATTCGATATAAAATTCCTGCAAGGCAAGGTGAATTAAGATTTATTGTTATAGCTGACTTTCGATATTAAACTCCTCTAATCAGTGCATAATGTGTAAAAGGCCGTACCTTTCTAGG contains:
- the LOC132061490 gene encoding WAT1-related protein At3g30340-like, whose amino-acid sequence is MSFFEKWKAVAAMIFVEFALVVVNALFKKVLSKGMNQLVITTYRFSIAAIILTSLACFLERNFISNLSDRVVCSLFFSAPLGQENINMKCKSGRANALGTLCCLGGALILTLYKGMPSINQSAPEVEVNHNTKSWIVGSLFLFAGSLWASWFLIQARIGKDYPYQYSRTAIMSFLGAIQSAILSSVIDRNTSTWFMKGTLEISTVIYAVSNLLFAMFIGVVGSGLCYVVMSWCVKQKGAVFTSAFSPFIQIFAAVIDISILHEQIHLGSILGSILVIIGLYILLWGKSKEAENLKNSPTTERMGRLHYQLLPIHLTHKKITCNKTKFL